Proteins from one Sphingopyxis terrae subsp. terrae NBRC 15098 genomic window:
- a CDS encoding acyl-CoA dehydrogenase family protein encodes MSDQDAFRAEVRAWLEANCPPEMREPVRDEGDVCWGGRKWVFKNDAQKQWLEACAAKGYTVPDWPKEYGGAGLTPEQTKILKQEMKRINARSPLDSFGIWMLGPALLKFGTEEQKVHYLNQIARGEIRWCQGYSEPGSGSDLVSLQTFGEDKGDHWVVNGSKIWTSYADKADWIFCLVRTDKANKYQGITFMLFDMESKGVTTKPILLISGNSPFCETFFDDVEVPKTQFVGEINRGWDVAKYLLGHEREMISGGGAGGDMVSIGGAFAKAIGKNGHGELDDPILRAEMAAFDVDVFAYRAMGERFMDMWKTGRAHPASSNMMKYVGTELNKRRHELVMSGGGSEALEWDSPETKGGARPRAWLRTKANSIEGGTSEVMLNVIAKRILDLPGA; translated from the coding sequence ATGAGCGATCAGGACGCTTTCCGCGCCGAAGTGCGCGCCTGGCTGGAAGCCAATTGCCCCCCCGAAATGCGCGAACCCGTCCGCGACGAAGGCGATGTGTGCTGGGGCGGCCGCAAATGGGTTTTCAAGAATGACGCCCAGAAACAATGGCTCGAAGCCTGCGCCGCAAAGGGCTACACCGTTCCCGATTGGCCGAAGGAATATGGCGGCGCCGGGCTGACCCCCGAACAGACCAAGATCCTGAAACAGGAAATGAAGCGGATCAACGCGCGCTCGCCGCTCGACAGCTTCGGCATCTGGATGCTCGGCCCCGCGCTGCTCAAATTCGGTACCGAAGAGCAGAAGGTCCATTATCTGAACCAGATCGCGCGCGGCGAAATCCGCTGGTGCCAGGGCTATTCGGAACCCGGCTCGGGCAGCGACCTCGTCTCCCTGCAGACCTTCGGCGAGGACAAGGGCGATCACTGGGTCGTCAACGGATCGAAGATCTGGACCAGCTATGCCGACAAGGCCGACTGGATCTTCTGCCTCGTCCGCACCGACAAGGCGAACAAATATCAGGGCATCACCTTCATGCTCTTCGACATGGAGAGCAAGGGCGTCACGACCAAGCCGATCCTGCTGATTTCGGGCAATTCGCCCTTCTGCGAAACCTTCTTCGACGATGTCGAAGTGCCCAAGACGCAGTTCGTCGGCGAGATCAACCGGGGCTGGGACGTCGCCAAATATCTCCTCGGCCACGAACGCGAGATGATTTCGGGCGGCGGTGCGGGCGGCGACATGGTCAGCATCGGCGGCGCCTTTGCCAAGGCGATCGGCAAGAACGGCCATGGCGAACTCGACGATCCGATCCTGCGCGCCGAAATGGCGGCGTTCGACGTCGATGTCTTTGCCTATCGCGCGATGGGCGAACGCTTCATGGACATGTGGAAGACCGGCCGCGCGCACCCCGCCTCGTCGAACATGATGAAATATGTCGGGACCGAGCTCAACAAGCGCCGCCACGAACTCGTCATGTCGGGCGGTGGCAGCGAAGCGCTCGAATGGGACAGTCCCGAAACAAAGGGTGGCGCCCGCCCGCGCGCGTGGCTGCGCACCAAGGCCAATTCGATCGAAGGCGGCACGAGCGAAGTGATGCTCAACGTCATCGCCAAGCGTATCCTCGATTTGCCCGGAGCCTGA
- a CDS encoding acyl-CoA dehydrogenase family protein yields MPLYHNDDQAMLKDSVAPFVAEQAPVSHLRKLRDEADATGFSRDLWAQFTEMGLPGMLVPEAHGGLGMGHMEAGIVLEEIGRNLTPSPFLATSVGAVAALAKAGGTQAGRWLPAIASGEAIVALAIDEGAKHRPDRIATAATRAGNGFRLDGKKSFVLHGHIADMSIVAAKTDGGITLFAVPKDAKGLTADPRRLVDSSLASHVTLDGVEVDADAVIGEVDAGGHILDALLAATRTGAAAEMVGVGQGAMDMTVNYLKERKQFGKLIGEFQALQHRAAHLYGEMEVARATVMKAQQLLDEGSEGAKLMVSVAKAKAGRAANLAVREGVQMHGGIGMTDEYDIGLYMKRDRALAEFMGDVHYHIDQVARMNGY; encoded by the coding sequence ATGCCCTTGTATCACAATGACGATCAGGCGATGCTCAAGGACAGCGTCGCGCCCTTTGTGGCCGAACAGGCCCCCGTCTCGCACCTCCGCAAGCTGCGCGACGAGGCCGACGCCACCGGCTTCTCGCGCGACCTGTGGGCGCAGTTCACCGAAATGGGCCTGCCCGGCATGCTGGTGCCGGAGGCGCATGGCGGGCTCGGCATGGGGCATATGGAAGCGGGCATCGTGCTCGAGGAAATCGGCCGCAACCTGACGCCGTCGCCCTTCCTCGCGACCAGCGTCGGCGCGGTCGCCGCGCTGGCGAAGGCGGGCGGAACGCAGGCGGGCCGCTGGCTTCCCGCCATCGCCAGCGGCGAGGCGATCGTCGCACTCGCGATCGACGAGGGTGCCAAGCACCGCCCCGACCGCATCGCGACCGCCGCGACACGCGCCGGCAACGGCTTTCGATTGGACGGCAAGAAAAGCTTCGTCCTCCACGGCCATATCGCCGACATGAGCATCGTCGCGGCGAAAACCGACGGCGGTATCACCCTGTTCGCGGTGCCGAAGGATGCAAAGGGGCTGACCGCCGATCCGCGCCGCCTCGTCGACTCCTCGCTTGCAAGCCATGTCACCCTCGACGGCGTCGAGGTCGATGCCGACGCGGTGATCGGCGAAGTCGATGCCGGCGGCCACATCCTCGACGCGCTGCTGGCCGCCACCCGCACCGGCGCTGCCGCCGAAATGGTTGGCGTCGGGCAGGGCGCGATGGACATGACCGTCAATTACCTCAAGGAACGCAAGCAGTTCGGCAAGCTAATCGGCGAGTTTCAGGCGCTCCAGCACCGCGCCGCGCATCTCTATGGCGAGATGGAAGTCGCGCGCGCCACGGTGATGAAGGCGCAGCAGCTCCTCGACGAAGGCAGCGAAGGCGCGAAGCTGATGGTCTCGGTCGCCAAGGCCAAGGCGGGCCGCGCCGCCAACCTTGCGGTGCGCGAAGGCGTTCAGATGCACGGCGGCATCGGCATGACCGACGAATATGACATCGGCCTCTACATGAAACGCGACCGCGCGCTCGCCGAATTCATGGGCGATGTGCATTACCATATCGACCAGGTCGCCCGGATGAACGGATACTGA
- a CDS encoding SDR family oxidoreductase encodes MNLNDMFGLNGRIALVTGGSRGIGKMIVEGYLAAGCARVYISARKTAQIEEAVADFETRYPGKVIGLPVDLSTVEGCRALAKELEAREEKLDILVNNAGAAWGEPFENFPEAGWDKVMDINVKSPFFLTQALHNLLKAAGTPAQPAKVINIGSIDGMRLNPWETYSYHASKAAILYLTKRMAARLVQDNIIVTAIAPGAFQSDMNKAARDHGDAVAKSIPTKRIGVPEDMAGAAIFLASKAGDYVVGETIAVDGGLVHGDLKTSIDA; translated from the coding sequence ATGAACCTCAATGATATGTTCGGCCTCAACGGCCGCATCGCGCTCGTCACCGGCGGTTCGCGCGGCATCGGCAAGATGATCGTCGAAGGCTATCTCGCCGCGGGATGCGCGCGCGTCTATATCTCAGCGCGCAAAACGGCGCAGATCGAGGAAGCCGTCGCCGATTTCGAAACGCGCTATCCGGGCAAGGTCATCGGCCTTCCCGTCGATCTTTCGACCGTCGAAGGCTGCCGCGCGCTCGCCAAGGAACTCGAAGCACGCGAGGAAAAGCTCGACATCCTCGTCAACAATGCGGGCGCCGCCTGGGGCGAACCCTTCGAGAATTTCCCCGAAGCCGGCTGGGACAAGGTGATGGACATTAACGTCAAATCGCCCTTCTTCCTGACCCAGGCGTTGCACAATCTGCTGAAGGCGGCGGGCACGCCCGCACAGCCGGCAAAGGTCATCAACATCGGATCGATCGACGGCATGCGCCTCAACCCATGGGAAACCTACAGCTATCATGCGTCGAAGGCGGCGATCCTCTATCTGACCAAGCGCATGGCGGCGCGGCTGGTGCAGGACAATATCATCGTCACCGCGATCGCACCCGGCGCCTTCCAGTCGGACATGAACAAGGCGGCGCGCGACCATGGCGACGCAGTTGCCAAGAGCATCCCGACCAAGCGCATCGGCGTGCCCGAGGATATGGCCGGCGCAGCGATCTTTCTCGCATCGAAGGCGGGCGATTATGTCGTCGGCGAAACGATCGCGGTCGACGGCGGTCTCGTCCATGGCGACCTCAAGACCAGCATCGACGCTTAG
- the ppc gene encoding phosphoenolpyruvate carboxylase, with protein sequence MGPPIQISQNPDIRYLGRILGDVIRAYGGEKLFRQTEYIRSSSVDRHRGIAGAETIDPGLEALSLDDTIAFVRGFMLFSMLANLAEDRQGVAAEPEATVAAALARLKQDGIDGDAVAALLGAALVAPVLTAHPTEVRRKSMLDHKNRIAELMRLRDAGVEETAEGDVVEEAIRRQIVLLWQTRPLRTEKLFVADEIDNALTYLRDVFVPVIPKLYARWEQELGARPASFLRVGSWIGGDRDGNPFVTAETLHMATSRNAAAVLGHYIDAVHALGAELSVSSSLATVSEAVEALAAASGDTAPSRSDEPYRRALSGIYARLCATYAGIVGRAPPRPSALAGDAYAAPADFRRDLVTIAAGLSASGEGQLGGIGALGRLIRAVEVFGFHLATLDMRQNSAVHERVLAELLAVAGVEGDYLSLGEEARVELLRRELATNRPLAAPWHKWSEETAGELAIVHAAAAIRARLGVEAIVQWIISKAESLSDLLEVHVLAREAGLWSAEAQDNLMVVPLFETIADLDEAPGIMAAYFALPEIAPHVVARGHQEVMIGYSDSNKDGGYLTSTWGLYQASEALTPVFEAADTAMQLFHGRGGAVGRGGGSAFAAIRAQPAGTVQGRIRITEQGEVIAAKYGTADSAATNLEAMVSASLLASLEPEAMSADDAGRFAGAMTALSNDAFAAYRGLVYDTPAFKDFFRAMTPIAEIATLKIGSRPSSRTKSTAIEDLRAIPWVFSWAQARTMLPGWYGTGEAFAAFADQALLADMAQSWPFFGALLGNMEMVLAKSDIGIAARYAELAGDVGGHAAIFSRIRDGWHRAHDGLLTITGQSRLLENNPALEASIRLRLPYIEPLNLLQIELMKRHRAGETDPRIAEGIQLTINAIATALRNSG encoded by the coding sequence ATGGGCCCACCAATCCAGATCTCGCAAAATCCCGACATCCGCTATCTCGGGCGAATCCTCGGCGACGTCATTCGCGCCTATGGCGGCGAGAAGCTGTTCCGGCAGACCGAATATATCCGGTCGTCGAGCGTCGACCGGCATCGCGGCATCGCGGGCGCCGAGACGATCGATCCGGGGCTGGAGGCGCTGAGCCTCGACGATACCATCGCCTTCGTGCGCGGCTTCATGCTGTTTTCGATGCTCGCCAATCTGGCCGAAGACCGGCAGGGCGTCGCCGCCGAGCCCGAGGCGACGGTGGCGGCAGCGCTTGCCCGGCTGAAACAGGACGGTATCGATGGCGATGCGGTCGCGGCGCTGCTCGGCGCCGCGCTGGTCGCGCCGGTGCTCACCGCGCACCCGACCGAGGTGCGCCGCAAGTCGATGCTCGACCACAAGAACCGCATCGCCGAGCTGATGCGGCTGCGCGATGCCGGCGTCGAGGAAACCGCCGAGGGCGATGTCGTCGAGGAAGCGATCCGCCGCCAGATCGTGCTGCTGTGGCAGACGCGGCCGCTGCGCACCGAAAAATTGTTCGTTGCCGACGAGATCGACAATGCGCTGACCTATTTGCGCGACGTGTTCGTGCCCGTGATCCCCAAGCTTTATGCGCGCTGGGAACAGGAACTTGGCGCGCGCCCGGCAAGCTTCCTGCGCGTCGGGAGCTGGATCGGCGGCGACCGCGACGGCAATCCTTTCGTCACCGCCGAGACGCTGCATATGGCAACGAGCCGCAACGCCGCCGCGGTGCTCGGCCATTATATCGACGCGGTGCATGCGCTCGGCGCCGAACTGTCGGTGTCGTCTTCGCTCGCGACAGTCTCCGAAGCGGTCGAGGCACTGGCCGCGGCGAGCGGCGATACCGCGCCGAGCCGCAGCGACGAGCCCTATCGCCGCGCACTGTCGGGCATCTATGCCAGGTTGTGCGCAACCTATGCCGGCATCGTCGGGCGCGCGCCGCCGCGGCCGTCGGCACTGGCCGGCGACGCCTATGCCGCTCCCGCCGATTTTCGCCGCGACCTCGTCACCATCGCCGCCGGCCTGTCGGCGAGCGGCGAGGGCCAGCTTGGCGGCATCGGCGCGCTCGGCCGGTTGATCCGCGCGGTCGAGGTCTTCGGTTTCCACCTTGCGACGCTCGACATGCGGCAGAACAGCGCGGTGCACGAACGCGTGCTCGCCGAGCTGCTCGCGGTCGCGGGCGTCGAAGGCGATTATCTCAGCTTGGGCGAAGAGGCGCGCGTCGAGCTGCTGCGCCGCGAACTGGCGACCAACCGCCCGCTTGCCGCGCCGTGGCACAAATGGAGCGAAGAAACCGCCGGCGAACTCGCGATCGTCCACGCCGCCGCCGCGATCCGCGCCAGGCTGGGCGTCGAGGCGATCGTCCAGTGGATCATCAGCAAGGCCGAAAGCCTGTCCGACCTGCTCGAAGTCCATGTCCTCGCCCGCGAAGCCGGATTGTGGTCGGCCGAGGCGCAGGACAATCTGATGGTCGTGCCGCTGTTCGAAACCATCGCCGACCTCGACGAGGCGCCGGGGATCATGGCCGCCTATTTCGCGCTGCCCGAGATTGCGCCGCATGTCGTCGCGCGCGGACATCAGGAAGTGATGATCGGCTATTCGGATTCGAACAAGGATGGCGGCTATCTGACCTCAACATGGGGGCTCTACCAGGCATCGGAAGCGTTGACCCCGGTGTTCGAGGCCGCCGATACCGCGATGCAGCTGTTCCACGGTCGCGGCGGTGCGGTCGGGCGCGGCGGCGGCAGCGCTTTCGCTGCGATCCGCGCGCAGCCCGCGGGGACGGTGCAGGGCCGCATCCGCATCACCGAACAGGGTGAAGTGATCGCGGCCAAATATGGCACCGCCGACAGCGCCGCGACCAATCTGGAGGCGATGGTATCGGCAAGCCTGCTCGCCAGCCTCGAGCCCGAGGCGATGAGCGCGGACGACGCCGGGCGCTTTGCGGGTGCTATGACCGCGCTGTCGAACGACGCCTTCGCCGCCTATCGCGGCCTCGTTTACGACACGCCCGCCTTCAAGGACTTCTTCCGTGCAATGACGCCGATCGCCGAGATCGCGACGCTGAAGATCGGATCGCGGCCGTCGAGCCGCACCAAATCGACCGCGATCGAGGACCTGCGCGCGATCCCCTGGGTGTTCAGCTGGGCGCAGGCGCGCACCATGCTGCCCGGCTGGTACGGCACCGGCGAGGCCTTTGCGGCGTTCGCGGACCAGGCGCTGCTCGCCGATATGGCGCAAAGCTGGCCCTTCTTCGGCGCGCTGCTCGGAAATATGGAAATGGTACTGGCAAAATCGGACATCGGCATCGCCGCGCGCTATGCCGAACTGGCCGGGGATGTGGGCGGGCATGCGGCGATTTTTTCGCGCATCCGCGACGGCTGGCACCGCGCCCACGACGGGCTTTTGACAATCACCGGCCAGTCGCGGCTGCTCGAGAATAATCCAGCGCTCGAGGCATCGATCCGCCTGCGCCTGCCCTATATCGAGCCGCTCAACCTGCTGCAGATCGAATTGATGAAGCGCCATCGCGCGGGCGAAACCGACCCCCGCATCGCCGAGGGCATCCAGTTGACCATCAACGCGATCGCAACCGCGCTGCGCAACAGCGGGTAG
- a CDS encoding YbaY family lipoprotein, with the protein MNHAIASLAIGLAALPLAACASFAPAEQPVSVTGAITYRERMALPPTAQVEVTLADVSLMDAPASVIARQSFTADGRQVPFAFSLTVDQRRLDPRHSYAVAARITDASGKLMFITDTRNSVTFDGAPRIDLGTLVMVKTR; encoded by the coding sequence ATGAACCACGCCATCGCCTCGCTCGCCATCGGCCTCGCCGCCCTGCCCCTTGCCGCCTGCGCAAGCTTCGCGCCCGCCGAGCAGCCCGTGTCGGTGACCGGCGCGATAACCTATCGCGAACGCATGGCACTGCCGCCGACGGCGCAGGTCGAGGTGACGCTGGCCGACGTCAGCCTGATGGATGCGCCCGCGTCGGTGATCGCACGCCAGAGCTTCACCGCCGACGGCCGGCAGGTGCCCTTCGCCTTTTCGCTGACTGTCGACCAGCGCCGTCTCGACCCGCGCCACAGCTACGCCGTGGCGGCGCGGATCACCGATGCGTCGGGCAAGCTGATGTTCATCACCGACACGCGCAACAGCGTGACCTTCGACGGTGCGCCGCGGATCGACCTGGGCACGCTGGTGATGGTGAAGACGCGCTGA
- a CDS encoding HNH endonuclease, with protein sequence MFHPDLARHPDNCPALVLNADYTPLSYYPLSLWPWQTAVKAVFLDRVTIVENYEREIHSPTRTMPIPSVIALRQYVKPSQYPAFTRFNLFLRDRFACQYCGSGKDLTFDHVVPRRLGGRTSWENVTTACAPCNLRKGGRTPAQAHMPLHQKPWRPTSWQLQDNGRAFPPGYLHESWIDWLYWDVELEG encoded by the coding sequence ATGTTCCATCCCGATCTTGCCCGGCATCCCGATAATTGTCCGGCTCTCGTCCTCAATGCAGATTATACGCCGCTGAGTTATTACCCGCTGAGCCTGTGGCCGTGGCAGACCGCGGTCAAGGCGGTATTCCTCGACCGCGTCACGATCGTGGAGAATTACGAGCGCGAAATCCATTCGCCGACGCGGACAATGCCGATCCCCAGCGTCATCGCGCTGCGCCAATATGTGAAGCCGTCGCAATATCCCGCCTTCACGCGCTTCAACCTGTTCCTGCGCGATCGCTTCGCCTGCCAATATTGCGGGTCAGGCAAGGACCTGACCTTCGATCATGTCGTGCCGCGGCGGCTGGGCGGACGGACGAGCTGGGAAAATGTCACCACCGCCTGCGCGCCGTGCAATCTGCGCAAGGGCGGGCGGACGCCGGCGCAGGCGCATATGCCGCTGCACCAGAAGCCGTGGCGTCCGACGAGCTGGCAGCTTCAGGACAATGGCCGCGCCTTTCCGCCGGGCTATCTGCACGAAAGCTGGATCGACTGGCTTTACTGGGATGTCGAACTGGAGGGCTGA
- the gluQRS gene encoding tRNA glutamyl-Q(34) synthetase GluQRS produces the protein MLTRFAPSPTGELHLGHAFSAILAHDAARAAGGGFHLRIDDIDGSRSREAFVGAALADLEWLGLTFDGAPVRQSQHLGDYAAALADLRQRGFVYPCFCTRADIAASLAAPHGAPPDGAPLYPGTCRHLGAAERERRLAQEAHCWRLDMASAVAIAGPLVWEEEGQGARAADPAAHGDVVLARKDAPASYHLASTIDDAAMGVTLVVRGADLIASTDVHRLLQALLGFRPPVYRHHALVCGADGKRLAKRDGAAALAALRAAGADGRALADDLRAGRLPAGYSLQMP, from the coding sequence ATGCTGACCCGCTTCGCCCCCAGCCCGACCGGCGAACTGCACCTTGGCCACGCGTTCAGCGCGATCCTCGCGCATGATGCCGCGCGCGCCGCGGGCGGCGGGTTCCACCTCCGCATCGACGACATCGACGGCAGCCGTTCGCGCGAGGCGTTTGTCGGCGCTGCGCTTGCCGATCTCGAATGGCTCGGCCTGACATTCGACGGTGCGCCGGTTCGCCAGTCGCAGCATCTGGGCGATTATGCCGCCGCGCTCGCCGATCTTCGCCAACGCGGGTTCGTCTACCCCTGCTTCTGCACCCGCGCCGATATTGCCGCCAGCCTCGCGGCGCCGCACGGAGCACCGCCGGACGGCGCGCCGCTTTATCCCGGCACCTGCCGCCACCTCGGCGCGGCCGAGCGCGAACGGCGGTTGGCGCAGGAGGCGCATTGCTGGCGGCTCGACATGGCAAGCGCGGTCGCGATTGCGGGCCCGCTCGTCTGGGAGGAGGAGGGGCAGGGGGCGCGCGCCGCCGATCCCGCCGCGCATGGCGACGTCGTTCTCGCGCGCAAGGATGCCCCTGCCAGCTATCATCTCGCGAGCACGATCGACGACGCTGCGATGGGGGTGACGTTGGTGGTTCGCGGCGCAGATCTGATCGCCTCGACCGACGTCCACCGGCTGCTTCAGGCGCTGCTCGGTTTTCGGCCCCCGGTCTACCGCCACCATGCGCTTGTCTGCGGCGCCGACGGCAAGCGGCTCGCCAAGCGCGACGGCGCGGCGGCGCTTGCCGCGCTGCGCGCTGCGGGCGCGGACGGGCGCGCGCTGGCCGACGATTTGCGCGCCGGGCGGCTTCCGGCTGGATATTCGCTGCAAATGCCCTAA
- a CDS encoding HIG1 domain-containing protein, whose protein sequence is MQVLLILAVVASAGLVLFALARGLFYFAQGHRAAMEGNEHENQLMQNRMMMARVKWQAVTIILIVLIGLLAAGS, encoded by the coding sequence ATGCAGGTGCTTCTCATCCTTGCGGTCGTTGCGTCGGCCGGCCTCGTCCTCTTCGCGCTCGCGCGCGGGCTCTTCTATTTCGCGCAGGGTCACCGCGCCGCGATGGAGGGCAATGAGCATGAAAATCAGCTCATGCAGAACCGGATGATGATGGCGCGCGTGAAGTGGCAGGCGGTGACGATCATCCTGATCGTGCTCATCGGCCTTCTCGCCGCGGGTAGCTGA
- a CDS encoding cob(I)yrinic acid a,c-diamide adenosyltransferase, which translates to MVKLNKIYTRTGDDGTTGLVDGSRIAKSDALMEAIGDVDEANSALGIAVTALPAGGEAAAMFARIQNELFDLGADLATPADPQHGFGPHQMALRIVASQIARLEAEIDAMNDRLAPLSSFILPGGTEAAARLHLARAIARRAERAAVAAAATRPLNPLALAYLNRLSDHLFVATRHLNAAAGGDILWKPGATR; encoded by the coding sequence ATGGTCAAGCTCAACAAAATCTATACGCGCACCGGCGATGACGGCACGACGGGCCTCGTCGACGGGTCGCGCATCGCCAAGTCCGACGCGCTGATGGAAGCGATTGGCGATGTCGACGAGGCGAACAGCGCCCTCGGCATCGCGGTCACGGCGCTGCCTGCGGGCGGCGAGGCAGCGGCGATGTTCGCGCGCATTCAGAACGAATTGTTCGACCTTGGCGCCGATCTCGCGACGCCTGCCGATCCGCAGCATGGCTTCGGCCCGCACCAAATGGCGCTGCGCATCGTCGCGAGCCAGATCGCGCGGCTGGAGGCGGAGATCGACGCGATGAACGACAGGCTCGCGCCGCTGTCCAGCTTCATCCTGCCCGGCGGCACCGAAGCCGCGGCACGCCTCCACCTCGCGCGCGCGATCGCGCGCCGCGCCGAACGGGCGGCGGTCGCCGCGGCGGCGACGCGGCCGCTCAACCCGCTGGCGCTTGCCTATCTCAACCGCCTGTCCGACCATCTTTTCGTCGCGACGCGCCACCTCAACGCCGCGGCGGGGGGGGACATCCTGTGGAAGCCCGGCGCGACGCGCTAG
- the egtB gene encoding ergothioneine biosynthesis protein EgtB, with amino-acid sequence MASRTDASPTTAPSADDLTRRFTATRQLSLDLVARLSDADASVQSMPDASPAKWHLAHTSWFFETFVLRDHCPGCSLFDDRFAYLFNSYYEAEGPRHARPRRGLLTRPSLDAVRDWRAHVDTAVVRALPTLSPAARALVELGIHHEQQHQELLLTDIKHLFAQNPLGPAVWDASDSAIANEVAQFSADSSTSSAAAAPLRWIAGTEGIVTVGHEGEGFAFDCELPRFSALLAPHALANRPVTNGEWRDFIADGGYRTPSLWLSDGWTWVQAEGVDAPAYWDGDRQFTLAGWQGIDPAAPVTHISFFEADAFASWAGARLPTEFEWEAAAAGYDPRAGQQLDAAGPVHPAAADGSASDGAALAGMFGGVWEWTGSAYRPYPGFRAAPGAVGEYNGKFMSGQFVLRGGSCATPRGHVRASYRNFFYPHQRWQFTGLRLAKDL; translated from the coding sequence ATGGCCAGCCGAACCGATGCTTCGCCCACGACCGCTCCTTCGGCGGACGACCTGACCCGGCGCTTCACTGCGACGCGGCAGCTCTCGCTCGACCTTGTCGCGCGCCTGTCCGACGCCGACGCCAGCGTGCAGTCGATGCCCGACGCATCGCCCGCCAAATGGCATCTGGCGCATACGAGCTGGTTTTTCGAAACCTTCGTCCTGCGCGATCATTGCCCCGGCTGTTCGCTGTTCGATGACCGCTTCGCCTATCTGTTCAACAGCTATTATGAGGCAGAGGGGCCGCGCCACGCGCGTCCGCGCCGCGGCCTGCTGACGCGGCCGTCGCTCGATGCGGTGCGCGATTGGCGCGCGCATGTCGATACGGCGGTCGTGAGGGCGCTGCCGACGCTGTCGCCGGCCGCGCGCGCGCTCGTCGAGCTTGGCATCCATCATGAACAGCAGCATCAGGAATTGCTGCTCACCGACATCAAGCATCTGTTCGCGCAGAACCCGCTCGGGCCCGCCGTTTGGGACGCCTCCGACAGTGCAATTGCGAATGAAGTTGCGCAGTTTTCGGCCGATTCTTCGACATCGTCTGCCGCGGCGGCGCCGCTGCGCTGGATCGCGGGTACCGAGGGGATCGTTACCGTGGGGCATGAGGGCGAGGGTTTCGCGTTCGACTGTGAACTTCCCCGCTTTTCGGCGCTTCTTGCGCCGCATGCGCTCGCCAATCGACCGGTAACGAACGGCGAGTGGCGCGACTTCATCGCCGACGGCGGCTATCGCACCCCGTCGCTGTGGCTCAGCGACGGCTGGACATGGGTCCAGGCCGAAGGCGTCGACGCCCCCGCTTATTGGGATGGTGATCGCCAGTTCACCCTTGCCGGATGGCAGGGGATCGACCCCGCCGCTCCCGTGACGCACATCAGTTTTTTCGAAGCCGACGCCTTCGCCAGTTGGGCGGGCGCGCGGCTGCCGACCGAATTTGAATGGGAAGCGGCGGCGGCGGGATATGATCCGCGCGCGGGGCAGCAGCTCGATGCCGCCGGCCCGGTGCATCCGGCGGCGGCGGACGGCTCCGCATCGGACGGCGCTGCGCTTGCGGGGATGTTCGGCGGGGTCTGGGAATGGACCGGCAGCGCCTATCGCCCCTATCCCGGTTTTCGCGCCGCGCCGGGCGCGGTCGGCGAGTATAACGGCAAGTTCATGAGCGGCCAGTTCGTGCTGCGCGGTGGCAGCTGTGCGACCCCGCGCGGCCATGTTCGCGCCTCCTACCGCAATTTCTTCTACCCCCACCAGCGCTGGCAGTTCACCGGCCTGCGCCTTGCCAAGGATTTGTGA